One genomic region from Salvelinus sp. IW2-2015 unplaced genomic scaffold, ASM291031v2 Un_scaffold4318, whole genome shotgun sequence encodes:
- the LOC139026290 gene encoding uncharacterized protein, with amino-acid sequence MATASSELQAPALSEENRETLTEKTKEEKQPDIDTDEPGVSSVDALLNMEVRVAECGQDGEEGDVKPAAEADEEAAEAVVVTAATTVAAATGVADDDDDEEKTVGCKLVKTDENCSDSTKQSSLVDGGETSETVKDTVKEIESKPEEQREESQSPVTVSDCVVKSKVRDDAPEPGEEKTSTRGGDREELAVEDKRGASVEMSSSDGEPLSRMDSED; translated from the coding sequence ATGGCTACCGCTTCTTCTGAATTGCAAGCTCCCGCATTGAGCGAGGAAAACAGGGAAACGCTTACAGAAAAGACCAAGGAGGAAAAGCAACCGGACATCGATACAGATGAACCGGGTGTTAGCAGCGTAGACGCACTGCTGAACATGGAAGTCAGGGTAGCGGAATGCGGGCAAGACGGAGAAGAAGGGGACGTGAAACCTGCTGCAGAGGCAGATGAGGAGGCTGCGGAAGCGGTGGTGGTGACAGCGGCGACAACAGTCGCAGCAGCAACAGGGGTCgcggatgatgatgatgatgaagaaaaGACGGTGGGATGCAAACTTGTTAAAACAGATGAGAATTGCTCGGACTCTACGaaacagagtagcctagtggACGGTGGTGAGACTAGCGAGACAGTTAAAGATACGGTGAAGGAAATAGAAAGTAAACCAGAAGAACAACGAGAGGAGAGCCAGTCGCCTGTtacagtgagtgactgtgtggTAAAAAGCAAAGTCCGTGACGATGCTCCGGAGCCCGGAGAGGAGAAAACAAGCACCAGAGGTGGGGACCGCGAGGAGCTTGCGGTGGAAGACAAGCGAGGGGCCAGCGTAGAGATGTCATCCTCGGACGGAGAGCCGCTCAGCCGGATGGATTCAGAGGACAG